One region of Pseudomonas sp. ABC1 genomic DNA includes:
- a CDS encoding type I restriction endonuclease subunit R, which translates to MTEDQLEQEALGWLSELGYTHLYGPDIAPDGDNPERASYRDVLLTMRLRTAIARLNPQIPPAAREDAVRQVLELGMPVQLSANRLFHRLLIGGVPVQYQRDGETRGDFVRLIDWANVRANDWLAINQFSIQGPKHARRPDIILFVNGLPLVLLELKNSADVHADLGRAFNQLQTYKEQIPDVFHYNEILVISDGSEARMGSLSADIERFARWRTIDGVTVDPLGEFNELETLVRGVLQPVMLLDYLRYFVLFEDDGRLVKKIAGYHQFHAVRAAIQHVVSASRPGGTHKGGVVWHTQGSGKSITMTCFAARVMQEAAMENPTIVVITDRNDLDGQLFGVFSLSQDLLREQPVQALTRGDLREKLANRPSGGIVFATIQKFMPGEDEDTFPVLSTRSNIVVVADEAHRTQYGFSASLKVQDLKVAETNARYQVGYAQHLRDALPNATFVAFTGTPVSSEDRDTRAVFGDYIHVYDMQQAKEDGATVGIYYESRLAKLSLKDSELAHIDDEVDELAEDEEEDQQSRLKSRWAALEKIVGAEPRIKSVAADLVAHFEERNQAQSGKAMVVAMSREICVHLYKEIIALRPEWHDEDPERGVIKIVMTGSASDKALLRPHIYPNQVKKRLEKRFKDPKDSLQLVIVRDMWLTGFDAPCVHTLYVDKPMKGHNLMQAIARVNRVFKDKQGGLVVDYIGIANELKAALKEYTASKGRGRPTVDAHEAYAVLEEKLDVLRSLLHGFDYSDFLTGGHKLLAGSANHVLGLEDGKKRFADNALAMSKAFTLCCTLDEAKAIREEVAFLQAIKVLLTKREISTKKKTDEERELAIRQIIGNAVVSGEVVDVFAAVGLDKPNIGLLDDEFLAEVRNLPEKNLAVELLERLLEGEIKSKFASNLAQEKKFSELLDSVIKRYQNRSIETAQVIEELIEMAKKFAAAGKRGDQLGLNDDELAFYDALANNEASVRELGDETLAKIAHELTANLRQNVTVDWNNRDSVRAKLRLLVKRILRKYKYPPDQQEAAAQLVLAQAESLCESWM; encoded by the coding sequence ATGACTGAAGACCAACTGGAACAGGAAGCGCTCGGCTGGCTCAGTGAGCTGGGTTACACGCACCTCTACGGGCCGGATATCGCCCCCGACGGAGATAACCCCGAGCGCGCGAGCTATCGCGACGTGCTGTTGACCATGCGCCTACGCACGGCCATTGCCCGGCTCAATCCGCAGATCCCGCCGGCGGCGCGTGAAGATGCGGTGCGCCAGGTGCTGGAGCTGGGCATGCCGGTGCAACTGTCGGCTAACCGCCTGTTTCATCGCCTGCTGATCGGCGGTGTTCCGGTGCAATACCAGAGGGATGGCGAGACGCGTGGCGATTTCGTGCGGTTGATCGACTGGGCTAATGTGCGGGCCAACGACTGGCTGGCGATCAACCAATTCAGCATCCAGGGGCCTAAACATGCGCGCCGGCCGGACATCATCCTGTTCGTCAACGGCCTACCGCTGGTGCTTTTGGAGCTAAAGAATTCAGCGGATGTGCATGCCGATCTTGGTAGGGCCTTCAATCAACTCCAGACATACAAGGAGCAGATTCCGGACGTTTTCCACTACAACGAGATTTTGGTGATCAGCGATGGTAGCGAGGCGCGCATGGGGTCGCTGTCGGCGGATATCGAGCGTTTTGCGCGCTGGCGCACCATCGATGGGGTCACGGTGGATCCGCTGGGGGAGTTCAATGAGCTAGAGACGTTGGTGCGTGGCGTACTGCAGCCAGTGATGTTGCTGGATTACCTACGCTACTTCGTGCTGTTCGAGGACGATGGCCGGTTGGTGAAGAAGATTGCCGGCTATCACCAGTTCCATGCCGTGCGTGCGGCTATCCAGCACGTGGTCAGCGCCTCGCGCCCCGGGGGTACGCACAAGGGCGGGGTGGTCTGGCATACCCAGGGTTCGGGCAAGAGCATCACCATGACCTGCTTCGCCGCCCGGGTGATGCAGGAGGCGGCGATGGAGAACCCGACTATCGTAGTGATTACCGACCGCAACGACCTGGACGGCCAGCTGTTCGGCGTGTTCTCGTTATCTCAGGATCTGCTGCGTGAACAGCCGGTACAGGCGCTGACCCGCGGTGATCTGCGCGAGAAGTTGGCCAACCGCCCCAGTGGCGGCATTGTTTTTGCCACCATCCAGAAGTTCATGCCGGGTGAGGATGAAGATACCTTCCCCGTTCTCTCTACGCGGTCGAACATTGTAGTGGTAGCTGATGAGGCGCATCGCACGCAGTACGGCTTCAGTGCTTCGCTGAAGGTGCAGGACTTGAAGGTGGCCGAGACCAATGCCCGCTATCAGGTGGGTTATGCCCAGCACCTACGTGACGCTCTGCCCAACGCTACCTTCGTGGCCTTTACCGGTACGCCGGTGTCCAGCGAAGACCGTGACACCCGTGCGGTGTTCGGCGACTACATCCATGTCTATGACATGCAGCAGGCCAAGGAAGATGGCGCTACTGTGGGCATCTACTACGAGTCGCGCCTCGCCAAGCTGTCTCTCAAGGACTCGGAGCTGGCGCATATCGACGATGAGGTCGACGAGCTGGCCGAGGATGAGGAAGAGGATCAGCAGTCTCGCTTGAAGTCGCGCTGGGCCGCGTTGGAAAAAATCGTGGGGGCCGAGCCGCGCATCAAGAGCGTGGCGGCCGATCTGGTGGCGCACTTCGAGGAGCGCAATCAGGCGCAAAGCGGCAAGGCCATGGTGGTTGCCATGAGTCGCGAGATCTGCGTGCACTTGTATAAAGAGATCATCGCGCTGCGCCCAGAGTGGCATGACGAAGATCCGGAGAGGGGCGTTATCAAGATCGTCATGACCGGCAGTGCCTCGGACAAGGCGCTGTTGCGTCCGCACATATATCCGAACCAGGTGAAGAAACGCTTGGAAAAGCGTTTCAAAGATCCGAAAGACTCTCTGCAGTTGGTCATCGTTCGGGACATGTGGCTGACCGGCTTCGATGCGCCTTGCGTGCATACTCTGTATGTCGACAAGCCTATGAAGGGGCACAACCTGATGCAGGCCATCGCTCGGGTGAATCGGGTGTTCAAGGATAAGCAGGGCGGCCTGGTGGTTGATTACATCGGCATTGCCAACGAACTGAAGGCGGCGCTCAAGGAGTACACCGCCAGTAAGGGCAGGGGGCGACCTACTGTCGATGCTCATGAGGCCTACGCGGTGTTGGAGGAGAAGTTAGATGTGCTGCGCAGTTTGCTGCACGGCTTCGATTACAGCGACTTCCTCACCGGAGGACACAAGCTGCTGGCAGGTTCAGCTAACCACGTGTTGGGGCTTGAGGATGGCAAGAAACGCTTTGCTGACAATGCGTTGGCAATGAGTAAGGCTTTCACCCTGTGCTGTACCTTGGATGAGGCCAAGGCTATACGCGAGGAAGTGGCTTTCCTTCAAGCGATCAAAGTGTTGCTGACGAAGCGCGAGATCAGCACTAAGAAGAAGACCGACGAAGAGCGTGAACTGGCCATCCGCCAGATCATTGGCAATGCTGTGGTCTCGGGTGAAGTGGTGGACGTGTTTGCTGCAGTGGGGCTGGATAAGCCCAATATCGGCTTACTGGATGATGAGTTTCTTGCTGAAGTGCGTAACTTGCCGGAGAAAAACCTAGCGGTTGAGCTGCTGGAGCGGCTGCTTGAAGGCGAGATCAAGAGCAAGTTTGCCAGCAACCTGGCCCAAGAGAAGAAGTTCTCCGAGCTGCTCGATAGTGTAATCAAGCGTTATCAGAATCGCTCGATCGAAACAGCCCAGGTGATCGAAGAGCTCATCGAAATGGCTAAGAAATTCGCCGCTGCCGGCAAACGCGGCGATCAGCTTGGGCTCAATGACGATGAGCTGGCCTTCTACGATGCTTTGGCTAATAACGAGGCTTCGGTACGCGAGTTGGGTGATGAAACCTTGGCCAAGATCGCCCATGAACTGACTGCGAACCTGCGCCAGAATGTGACTGTGGACTGGAACAACCGCGACAGCGTGCGAGCCAAGTTGCGGCTGTTGGTGAAGCGTATTCTGCGTAAATACAAGTATCCGCCGGATCAGCAGGAGGCGGCGGCACAGTTGGTGCTGGCACAAGCTGAGTCGCTGTGTGAGTCGTGGATGTAG
- a CDS encoding AAA family ATPase, which translates to MNEPIGEREALWQNFLQRWPLESLANMTLEQYTRAGDQDCFVYWLESWTESLGSIWGGSAFKFGVYSRRDQSEKVSDNERSYSTDYAWYSQYGATAEEAFIQVLGQIVLIAQAARRGDLEAVEQARLGPALKWKLAFLYQRPDQPCVLPIYGLRFLRAAIGQPTVWAAPTLQSELLAARGEQNLFAYADTCWTTATAWLQAQAVGEQVLAYLNEQPERFTPINTNQKVAGFRLINERQLAIIREGKKLTLFVAPGIWLDSLSEPPLSCDHYPPERNRNSNLNSCAPDLANGHEAVCVTLSGVEAFEAFCSAYEGSELNGIAKSLASEGTTTMSGAPLNQILFGPPGTGKTYATIEAALQVLDPTYLHEHQSNRTALKQRFDELIEQDRIRFVTFHQSFSYEDFVEGLRATTDEASGQLRYAVVDGVFKSLCEAAAAKVTQQAEAPTEVGQRRIWKMSLGNTLGEDASIYQECLFGGYVLLGYGGAINFSGCSNRQQVQARFAEAGVVPANPATDYAITSVTAFVSRMAVGDLIVVSDGNFKFRAIGEVTGDYQFKPHTEFEADYSQLRPVKWLRQYQPSLPHTELLNGQFSQMTLYELREPTLNRDKLKTLLGTPDASAGRLLHVGQRFGQGYVVRSLGQDVVEFDKPRGGVLPLPLSLLRQLLDYVRSGQINVEDIRQGRVFEKVAEAEIEKYIVNGYQSLFAAMVEQLIKPQQSTALADARVLVIDEINRGNISRVFGELITLIEPSKRACADEALSVVLPYSKQRFSVPSNLYLIGTMNTADRSLAGLDIALRRRFVFREMPPQPQLLDDIEVAGVGVGQLLRVMNQRIEVLLDRDHCLGHAYFMPLKDDASLARLEAIFRNQILPLLQEYFFEDWQRIQWVLNDHRKPTADRFVDQDRQDMAALFGNISVLAQGGGWRINEAAFQRVSAYAGVIAVQAKVEAQEGLEEADA; encoded by the coding sequence ATGAATGAGCCCATCGGGGAACGCGAAGCTCTGTGGCAAAATTTTTTGCAGCGTTGGCCGCTGGAGTCGCTGGCGAATATGACGCTGGAGCAGTACACCCGGGCGGGCGATCAAGACTGCTTCGTTTACTGGCTCGAGTCGTGGACGGAATCGCTGGGTTCGATCTGGGGAGGCTCGGCGTTTAAGTTCGGGGTCTATTCGCGCCGTGACCAGAGCGAGAAGGTGAGTGATAACGAGCGATCCTATTCGACAGATTACGCGTGGTACAGCCAGTACGGGGCTACGGCTGAAGAGGCCTTTATTCAGGTGCTCGGTCAGATTGTACTGATTGCTCAGGCGGCTCGACGCGGAGATTTGGAAGCGGTGGAGCAGGCCCGTTTAGGGCCTGCCCTGAAGTGGAAGTTGGCCTTTCTCTATCAGCGTCCGGATCAACCTTGTGTGCTGCCGATCTATGGTTTGCGATTTCTGCGCGCTGCTATTGGTCAGCCTACTGTTTGGGCTGCTCCTACATTGCAAAGTGAACTGCTAGCCGCACGCGGCGAGCAAAACCTGTTTGCTTATGCTGATACCTGCTGGACTACTGCGACAGCCTGGTTACAGGCACAGGCAGTGGGGGAGCAGGTTCTGGCATATCTAAATGAACAGCCAGAGCGTTTTACTCCGATCAATACCAATCAGAAGGTCGCGGGTTTCCGCCTGATTAATGAGCGTCAGCTGGCGATCATTCGAGAAGGAAAGAAACTCACTCTTTTCGTGGCCCCCGGCATCTGGTTGGACTCACTGAGCGAGCCCCCATTAAGTTGTGATCACTATCCGCCTGAACGTAACCGCAACAGCAACCTGAACTCCTGTGCTCCGGATTTGGCCAATGGCCATGAGGCTGTGTGCGTTACCTTAAGCGGGGTCGAGGCCTTTGAAGCGTTCTGCAGTGCTTATGAGGGTTCTGAATTGAACGGTATTGCTAAATCTCTTGCTTCTGAAGGAACCACGACTATGTCTGGAGCGCCTCTCAACCAGATCCTGTTTGGCCCGCCTGGCACAGGCAAAACCTACGCGACCATCGAGGCTGCTCTTCAGGTGCTCGATCCGACCTACCTCCACGAACATCAGAGCAACCGCACTGCACTCAAACAACGCTTCGATGAGCTAATAGAGCAGGATCGTATCCGCTTTGTCACCTTCCACCAGAGCTTTAGCTACGAAGACTTTGTGGAGGGTCTGCGGGCAACAACCGACGAGGCTAGTGGGCAGCTGCGCTATGCGGTAGTGGATGGGGTGTTTAAGTCGCTCTGTGAAGCGGCAGCAGCTAAGGTGACGCAGCAGGCTGAGGCGCCGACGGAGGTGGGGCAGCGGCGAATCTGGAAAATGTCGCTAGGAAATACCTTGGGTGAGGATGCCAGCATCTATCAGGAATGCCTGTTCGGTGGTTATGTGCTGCTGGGTTACGGGGGAGCTATCAACTTCTCGGGTTGCTCAAACCGTCAGCAAGTCCAGGCGCGTTTTGCCGAGGCTGGTGTGGTGCCGGCTAACCCGGCTACAGACTACGCTATCACCAGCGTTACCGCCTTCGTCAGCAGGATGGCGGTAGGTGATTTGATTGTGGTGTCCGACGGCAACTTTAAGTTTCGCGCCATCGGCGAGGTGACAGGAGATTACCAGTTCAAGCCGCACACGGAATTTGAGGCCGACTATTCGCAACTGCGTCCGGTGAAGTGGTTGCGGCAGTACCAGCCCTCGTTGCCACATACCGAGCTGCTCAATGGCCAGTTTAGTCAGATGACTCTTTACGAGCTGCGTGAGCCAACCTTAAATCGAGATAAGCTCAAGACCCTGTTGGGCACTCCTGACGCTAGCGCTGGCAGATTGCTGCATGTGGGGCAGCGTTTTGGCCAAGGTTATGTGGTGCGTAGCCTTGGCCAGGATGTGGTGGAGTTCGATAAGCCCAGGGGCGGAGTATTGCCGCTACCTCTGAGCTTGTTGCGGCAGTTGCTTGATTATGTGCGCAGCGGTCAGATTAACGTGGAGGATATTCGCCAAGGGCGGGTCTTCGAAAAGGTCGCCGAGGCCGAAATCGAGAAATACATCGTCAATGGCTACCAAAGCTTGTTCGCGGCTATGGTTGAGCAACTGATAAAGCCGCAGCAAAGCACGGCACTGGCTGATGCACGGGTGCTGGTGATCGATGAGATCAACCGCGGCAACATTTCGCGCGTTTTTGGTGAGCTGATCACGCTGATTGAGCCGTCCAAGCGCGCGTGTGCGGATGAGGCGTTGTCGGTGGTGCTGCCGTACTCCAAGCAGCGCTTTAGCGTGCCGAGCAATCTGTACTTGATCGGCACCATGAATACCGCTGACCGCTCCTTAGCCGGGCTGGATATTGCTCTGCGGCGTCGCTTCGTATTCCGCGAAATGCCTCCTCAGCCTCAGTTGCTCGATGACATCGAGGTTGCAGGGGTGGGTGTTGGCCAACTGCTACGAGTGATGAACCAGCGTATAGAGGTGCTGCTGGATCGAGATCATTGTCTGGGGCATGCCTACTTTATGCCGCTGAAGGACGATGCTTCGTTGGCGCGGCTGGAGGCAATCTTCCGCAACCAAATTCTGCCGCTGCTGCAGGAGTATTTCTTCGAGGACTGGCAGCGTATCCAGTGGGTGCTCAACGATCACCGCAAGCCTACGGCCGACCGATTCGTGGATCAGGACAGGCAGGATATGGCTGCTTTGTTTGGCAACATTAGCGTGCTTGCCCAAGGTGGGGGGTGGCGGATCAATGAGGCGGCGTTCCAGCGGGTTTCTGCGTATGCGGGTGTCATTGCGGTGCAGGCCAAGGTCGAGGCCCAAGAAGGGCTAGAGGAGGCGGATGCGTGA
- a CDS encoding McrC family protein, whose protein sequence is MSAFVTVREYARLTTAAVASGNLDCAQISESAFDWLCELSAGFNRSGAPLLQVEGRRLLKWDSYVGVLETPCGTRLEILPKHHEQDDCLVKSRQLLRKLIQRALQLKPRETSVASLELFDKPLSEWVIGQFLAELDLLIKRGVRFDYRRIEEEQRFLRGQLNMVVQMRQPPGRQHHFQIRHDVFLPDRAENRLLKLALELVAKSTQDATNWRLANELRAMLAEVPASRQVSQDLRSWSRDRLMAHYQAIKPWCELILNQQMPIAVSGEWRGMSLLFPMEKLFECYVEGWLRKRLLSTARLTSQSSYEYLCEHGQGRMFCVKPDLLIDSGKQRWILDTKWKRVDARKPEKNYDLSQSDFYQLFAYGHKYRNEPGVPKLVLIYPYWSGLKKPLPVFDYGQGMSLWVLPFDVDKDRLLGADAAGIPLSYSSIDQVAAQISDQEYATGSAR, encoded by the coding sequence GTGAGCGCATTCGTCACAGTGCGTGAGTACGCTCGCCTGACAACGGCGGCGGTAGCGTCCGGCAATCTCGACTGTGCGCAGATTTCCGAAAGCGCGTTCGACTGGCTCTGTGAACTGAGTGCTGGCTTCAACCGCAGCGGAGCGCCGCTGCTGCAGGTGGAAGGACGGCGTTTGCTGAAGTGGGATTCCTACGTTGGTGTGTTGGAAACGCCGTGTGGCACGCGGCTGGAGATTCTACCCAAGCATCATGAGCAGGACGATTGCCTGGTCAAGAGTCGCCAGCTGCTGCGTAAACTGATTCAACGCGCCTTGCAGCTCAAACCGCGTGAGACATCGGTAGCCAGCCTGGAGCTGTTCGATAAGCCACTCAGTGAGTGGGTGATAGGGCAGTTTCTCGCGGAGCTGGATCTATTGATAAAGCGCGGGGTGCGCTTCGACTATCGACGTATCGAGGAAGAGCAGCGCTTTCTGCGAGGCCAGCTCAATATGGTGGTACAGATGCGGCAGCCGCCGGGGCGGCAGCATCACTTTCAGATTCGCCACGATGTGTTCCTGCCGGATCGTGCCGAAAATCGCTTACTCAAGCTGGCGCTGGAGCTGGTGGCCAAAAGCACGCAGGACGCTACCAACTGGCGTTTGGCCAATGAGCTACGCGCCATGCTGGCTGAGGTGCCCGCCAGCCGGCAGGTGAGTCAGGATTTGCGTTCCTGGAGCCGTGACCGGCTGATGGCGCATTACCAGGCGATAAAGCCTTGGTGCGAGCTGATCCTCAACCAGCAGATGCCGATAGCAGTGAGCGGCGAGTGGCGTGGTATGAGTCTGTTGTTCCCCATGGAGAAGCTGTTCGAGTGCTATGTGGAGGGCTGGTTGCGCAAGCGGTTGCTGTCGACAGCGCGGCTGACAAGCCAATCCAGTTACGAGTATCTCTGTGAACATGGCCAGGGCCGGATGTTCTGCGTGAAGCCTGATCTGCTGATTGACTCGGGAAAACAGCGCTGGATTCTGGATACCAAGTGGAAGAGGGTAGATGCACGCAAGCCCGAGAAAAACTATGACCTCAGCCAGAGTGACTTCTATCAGCTGTTCGCCTATGGCCATAAGTACCGAAATGAGCCAGGTGTACCCAAGCTGGTGCTGATTTACCCATATTGGTCGGGGCTAAAAAAGCCGCTGCCGGTTTTCGATTACGGCCAGGGTATGAGCCTCTGGGTTCTACCTTTTGACGTAGATAAAGATCGACTGTTGGGTGCTGATGCTGCCGGTATCCCGTTGAGCTATAGCAGCATCGATCAAGTAGCTGCACAAATAAGCGATCAAGAGTACGCCACAGGCAGCGCCAGGTAA
- the zorD gene encoding type I Zorya anti-phage system protein ZorD → MLKRFFSGKGPRTQQAVAAPVVWDVEQQGLCYALSLANEDAYWQLAAYLDQLFEEDFASQLSDRWLLPWDSLYQLLDDPEHASSLPLLGLPALSTLQPQLTSQGSLAEAGFKVFQTWRDPASGAPFEVERCGAVVRVAGGVELLPRTVWELLQAVRALHATQQVSPGETTNQLGWSNIRKLAKRAGAGMDGFLDKTVVVKPQSLKLNPRKRMVGTTPVIELDVAFDAQPSNWLASFDAYKQVQDSYRVPSEDGSVTHVLIEPEVKAVLESVRALPGRRIAGDEAVSLLRNPFSFIGDDAAKVVDSDEYQSALADEGIYFHRFRLEPKLAEDTKTIQSVELLLEPISATPLPEVVLSFSAAHELAPFVHALEVNVAAGLPASSWQGHELELSDFDLVQLTGIKDLLRGWQRQADGKTFEAVIDLSSYGDRVVGIGEAERITSPFLVKEATENWLPAEIKDLGVDAELLGKWDAANREHFEEFEHLLDEARAAGDETVPLPGTDLSLPLKAAEQLFGTWSKKLNPVEALSSLGTIKAVRAVLQIENNIEEATYAERREAALLAGHQAHADLPELLRPEIQLREHQLKGVAWMQHLFGLSPTHVAGCLLADDMGLGKTIQLLTFLVWYLEKNPDDKPTLIVAPVSLLDNWERELERFFYADALSVLKLYGGALSAVKFKKEEIPDDLRAKGIKNLLRPGWIGNARIVLTTYETLRDQEFSLAMQQWSIVVCDEAQKLKNPAALITQAAKAIPARFRVACTGTPVENTLIDLWCLFDFIQPGFLGGLNQFGREYQRPIEAGVERDSGALERLRELIEPQTLRRTKQDVAKDLPAKRVDKVCRTLSMHALQRSLYLSEVASYSQKQQMQELLGQKESGMLGLLHRLKLVCAHPYSVQPDQRLRDHSPKLQWLLQTLEGIKRAGNGDKVIVFSELRDIQRELQHAIHERFGFKPTVINGDTSTSSQSAQSRQKLIDQFQQQPGFSVIILSTVAVGFGVNVQAANHVIHFTRCWNPAKEDQATDRAYRIGQEKDVYVYYPTVLDNCMQTFEATLDQLLEKRRALAQDMLHGASEIQVAEFGELLRVQG, encoded by the coding sequence ATGCTCAAGCGATTTTTCTCAGGGAAGGGGCCGCGGACACAGCAAGCTGTTGCAGCACCCGTGGTTTGGGATGTGGAGCAGCAGGGGCTTTGCTATGCACTAAGCCTGGCCAATGAGGATGCGTATTGGCAGCTGGCCGCGTACCTGGATCAGCTGTTTGAGGAGGACTTTGCTTCCCAGCTAAGCGACCGTTGGTTGCTACCCTGGGACTCGCTTTATCAGCTATTGGATGACCCTGAGCACGCCAGTAGCTTGCCGTTGCTCGGCTTACCTGCGTTGTCGACGCTACAGCCGCAACTGACTAGCCAAGGTAGTTTAGCGGAGGCCGGTTTCAAGGTTTTCCAGACATGGCGCGATCCTGCTAGCGGCGCTCCCTTTGAGGTTGAGCGCTGTGGTGCCGTTGTGCGAGTTGCTGGTGGAGTTGAGTTGTTGCCGCGGACTGTCTGGGAGCTGCTACAGGCCGTGCGTGCCTTGCATGCTACGCAGCAGGTGTCTCCGGGGGAGACAACCAATCAGCTCGGCTGGTCGAACATTCGCAAGCTGGCCAAACGGGCGGGGGCGGGGATGGATGGCTTCCTCGATAAGACCGTTGTGGTCAAGCCGCAGAGCCTCAAGTTAAACCCTCGCAAACGGATGGTCGGCACCACGCCGGTTATTGAGTTGGATGTGGCTTTTGATGCCCAACCCAGCAACTGGCTTGCGAGCTTTGATGCCTACAAGCAAGTGCAGGACAGCTACCGTGTACCGAGCGAGGATGGTTCGGTAACGCATGTACTCATCGAACCTGAGGTGAAGGCGGTGCTGGAGTCGGTGCGTGCGCTGCCAGGGCGTCGCATTGCTGGAGACGAGGCCGTTTCCCTGCTGCGTAACCCCTTCAGCTTTATTGGGGATGACGCAGCTAAGGTGGTGGACTCGGATGAGTACCAGAGCGCGTTGGCTGATGAGGGGATCTACTTCCACCGTTTCCGTCTTGAACCGAAGTTGGCTGAAGACACGAAGACAATCCAATCGGTTGAGCTGCTTCTGGAGCCTATCTCCGCTACGCCGCTGCCTGAAGTGGTGTTGAGTTTTAGCGCGGCCCATGAGTTGGCGCCTTTTGTACATGCGCTTGAGGTGAACGTGGCGGCTGGTTTGCCCGCGAGCTCATGGCAGGGGCATGAGCTGGAATTGAGCGATTTCGATTTGGTGCAGCTGACAGGTATCAAGGATCTCCTACGCGGCTGGCAGCGTCAGGCTGACGGCAAAACCTTTGAGGCAGTGATCGATCTTTCCTCCTACGGTGATCGTGTAGTGGGTATCGGTGAGGCGGAGCGTATTACATCACCGTTCCTCGTCAAGGAGGCGACGGAGAACTGGTTGCCTGCTGAAATCAAAGACCTGGGTGTCGATGCGGAGCTGCTGGGTAAATGGGACGCCGCTAATCGAGAGCATTTCGAGGAGTTTGAGCACCTCCTTGATGAAGCCCGTGCCGCGGGTGATGAGACCGTCCCTCTGCCAGGTACGGATTTGTCGCTGCCGCTCAAGGCGGCTGAGCAGCTGTTCGGCACCTGGTCGAAGAAGCTCAATCCAGTCGAAGCACTTTCCTCCCTTGGTACCATCAAGGCGGTGCGTGCGGTGCTGCAAATTGAGAACAACATCGAAGAGGCGACTTACGCGGAACGTCGTGAGGCGGCGCTACTAGCGGGGCATCAGGCTCACGCCGATCTACCGGAGTTGTTGCGTCCCGAAATCCAATTGCGGGAGCACCAGTTGAAAGGTGTGGCCTGGATGCAGCACCTATTCGGCCTCTCGCCCACTCATGTTGCTGGGTGCCTGCTGGCGGATGACATGGGCCTGGGTAAAACCATCCAGCTGCTGACCTTTCTGGTGTGGTACCTGGAGAAAAATCCAGACGACAAACCCACCCTGATCGTTGCTCCAGTGTCGTTGTTGGATAACTGGGAGCGTGAGCTTGAGCGCTTCTTCTATGCAGATGCATTGTCTGTATTGAAGTTGTATGGCGGCGCGCTGAGTGCGGTTAAGTTCAAGAAGGAAGAGATTCCGGATGACCTCAGGGCGAAAGGTATCAAGAACCTGCTGCGCCCCGGCTGGATAGGCAATGCACGTATCGTACTGACCACCTACGAGACATTGCGCGATCAGGAGTTCTCCCTGGCCATGCAGCAGTGGTCGATCGTAGTCTGCGATGAGGCGCAGAAGCTCAAGAACCCGGCGGCGCTGATTACCCAGGCGGCGAAAGCTATCCCGGCGCGTTTCCGTGTGGCGTGTACTGGCACCCCGGTAGAGAACACGCTGATCGATCTGTGGTGCCTGTTTGACTTCATTCAGCCTGGCTTTTTGGGCGGTTTGAATCAGTTTGGCCGAGAGTATCAGCGGCCCATCGAGGCTGGTGTTGAGCGTGATAGTGGCGCTTTGGAACGTCTGCGGGAACTCATTGAGCCGCAAACGTTACGGCGTACCAAGCAGGATGTGGCCAAGGATCTGCCAGCCAAGCGGGTGGATAAAGTGTGCCGGACGCTCAGCATGCATGCGCTGCAGCGCAGTTTGTATTTGTCCGAAGTGGCCAGCTACAGCCAGAAGCAGCAAATGCAAGAACTGCTCGGACAGAAGGAGAGCGGCATGCTTGGGCTGTTACATCGTCTCAAGTTGGTTTGCGCGCATCCTTACAGCGTGCAGCCAGATCAGCGGCTGCGTGACCATTCACCGAAGCTGCAGTGGCTGCTGCAAACGCTGGAAGGTATCAAGCGCGCAGGCAATGGCGACAAGGTCATTGTGTTTAGCGAATTGCGCGATATTCAGCGTGAGTTGCAGCATGCCATCCATGAGCGCTTTGGCTTTAAGCCCACCGTGATCAACGGCGATACCAGCACCAGCAGCCAGAGTGCGCAAAGCCGGCAGAAGCTCATCGATCAGTTCCAGCAACAGCCTGGGTTCTCGGTGATCATCCTTTCCACCGTGGCTGTGGGCTTCGGCGTGAACGTGCAAGCGGCTAACCACGTCATCCATTTCACTCGTTGCTGGAATCCAGCCAAAGAGGATCAGGCAACTGACCGTGCCTATCGCATTGGCCAGGAGAAGGATGTGTATGTTTACTACCCCACGGTGCTGGATAACTGCATGCAGACCTTCGAGGCGACGTTGGATCAGTTGCTGGAAAAGCGCCGGGCTCTGGCGCAAGACATGCTGCATGGCGCTTCGGAGATTCAGGTGGCGGAGTTTGGTGAGTTGCTGAGGGTTCAGGGATGA